Genomic DNA from Cucumis melo cultivar AY chromosome 10, USDA_Cmelo_AY_1.0, whole genome shotgun sequence:
ttacaatttaatttacaaTTATGGGCTTAAATTATGGATGGAGATTTAGGAAGATTGATTTATTTCCTATTATCCCTCCTCAAACAGACGACTTAGGTTGAGTCAGTAGTTTGTTGCGAAGATGAAGAAAGGTTGGAGCCAATAGCTTTGTGAGAATATCAGCAAGTTGCTTGTCAGAGAAGATGTGACAAACAGAGATATCTTTGCGAAGAACTTTTTCCCGAATAAAGTGATAATCAATCTCAATGTGTTTTGTTTTTGCATGGAAAACAGAATTATGAGCAAGAGAGATAGCGGAAGCATTATCACACCATAGTGTTGGTGAAGTTCTTAGAGGAACACGGAGATCATAGAGAAGTTTCCGTATCTAGTAAAGATCAGCAGTAGTAGTGACGAGAGAACGATATTCTGCTTCTGTGGAAGAACGAGAGATTGGAGGTTGCTTTTTAGAAGACCAGGAGATTAGATAAGAGCCAAGGAAGGCAATGAATCCATAGGTAAAGTGTCTATCAGAAGTATCACCTGCCCAATCAGAGTCACAAAAGGTTTGAAGAGAGAACAAACCTTCGCGAAAATTTATTCCAAGAGTTGGAGTACCACATAAATATCGGAGGATGCGTTTGACTGCCAAGAAGTGAATGACAGTCGATTTGTGCATGAATTGGCTAACACGATTTATGGAGAAAACAATATCAGGACGAGTAAATGTAAGATATTGCAAGGAACCAACTAGTTTGTTGTATAAAGATGGATCATTAAAAGGTGGTGCAGTGGTGTAGAGGTCAAGAGAAGAAGATATTGGTATGGTACAGGAATTTACAGAGATCATTCCTGATGTGTGAAGAAGATCATTGAGATATTTGGCTTGATTGACAAATAGGTCATTAGGGAGGGAATGTATTTCGAGACCACGAAAGTAT
This window encodes:
- the LOC107991988 gene encoding uncharacterized mitochondrial protein AtMg00810-like; amino-acid sequence: MVSLEEAAKKEEVEEDDEMDGYPSNEDDDDGDGSCLSQACLVAKGYHQEIVYMSQPTGFQDKTCPNHVCLLHKSLYGLKQAPLAWFEHFTSYLFTLEFVVSNVDPSLFIRSVRSSLTYLLLYVDDIIVTSPDSFYISLLKTQLALEFQISDLGPLKYFRGLEIHSLPNDLFVNQAKYLNDLLHTSGMISVNSCTIPISSSLDLYTTAPPFNDPSLYNKLVGSLQYLTFTRPDIVFSINRVSQFMHKSTVIHFLAVKRILRYLCGTPTLGINFREGLFSLQTFCDSDWAGDTSDRHFTYGFIAFLGSYLISWSSKKQPPISRSSTEAEYRSLVTTTADLY